CCGCCCCAAAAATAGTTATTAAACCAAAATGcacattcattttgttaatttcaagttttaatgttgttttttttcaatggaTAAAAGAGTTCACGGTGAGTATGTCCAATCagatgttattttatataaagattTTATATACCATACTTCCTCAAAATGAAAGACAGAGAAAACCCAACAGTCTGAATTGAAActgaacaacaaaatacaaatacaccTTTAACTTTTGTCTCTATAATAAATCTACCAGCCCCCATTCCAAACACAATACTGCATAGGAGCTACAAATTATAATAcacccaaaggtgggcatatacAAATCTGAGTGATTACTACTTTAAAATACAGGGTTTAATGGATATTTCTACACAGTTCGAAAAGTTTTAACAATTCCTGAAATAATCTCATTTTCAAAGGCATGTTCACGGAAATAAGAGTCCATGAACCAGACCACTTATATATATTAGTTAAAAATGTGGTGCTTCccacaaacaaaatatgattcTATTTACAAATGGTATTGATATGAAATTATGAATACAATACAAGAATGCCTTTTGTCAtacaaagttgtaaaaaatcTTGTTCTTGCtctatattaacataaaatgtttattaaactcACTGAACAAAACACCAATAGCACAAAGTCTAATGAAAGTCTTTTTGTCGGTGCTAACATTACACAAAGTCCAACAATGTTAACAGCACAGGTCCTTTAACAGCTAGGCCATACATATACACTGAAACCATGCGTTTCCACTTTCAAATCCATCAAATGTCCAGCAGTCACTGATTATTTATACAAGTTGACTAGATCATTGCAACATCCCGAATGTCAGAGTTACACCGTTGGTCTGCCTTAAAACtccataaataataaaattccatttgttttcagtggtgattttttctctttttttttctcACTTTCTGTTGATTCCATCAAACAGTGTTGTGGTTATGCACTCGGTTTTATTCAACATGGTGTAAAAGTAGCCATTTAGGATAAAACGAGAAGCAACAAAAAGTAGTCTACGTAGTCAGTTATTAGGAAAAAAAGTCTAGGAGGTATTTAAAGGCAGTCCTCTCCTGGTTAATCTTGTGATGTCATCTGACAGGGTGCTGGCGTACCAATGAAGCATTGTACAACACACATGCTACGCCTCATCCGGGAGAATTGTGATACACAATCGCCTCTCTGGCCAGCGGTATGTTTTTGGCAACAAAAGCtgaaattggaaaaaataaggTTTTATAGTCAACTTTGGGAGAAAGTATTATTAAATATCTAAACTGCATTAACATACTGCATTTAGTGCCAAGAATgattctttaatgaaatatcacataaatatgtagtttttttatatttttattttaaaagtatcaaaacattttaaaccatattttaaatataatgtcaaatgaaacaaaattttcCCATGCACATCAAAGTTCTCGTATTTAAATGTCTGTCATACATATTAAATCATTCGTGTCAAACATGAGGCTTACATCAGCTGGATTTGAAAGTTCCTGTAGGTCTATGCACATTTCCTCAATGAAATCGTCCGCAAGGAGAACCTGGAGCCACAAACCGTGGGCCGCAAATGGATGCTCCTCATCCGCTATCGAACCATTCACGCTCGGTGAAACAAGGGTGATGGCAGAGTCGTTTGTCGCACTCATAAATGTGAAATGTCGGCCGTGCCGTAACCTTCCTCTGTAATTCAAAGATATAGTTTTAGTAAGGAAACAGTGAAGACctagaaaaaaaatgagcattttcaagatttgtaataatatgcattgagtCTCTGAATCTTGGACCAAGATTCAAATTATCTATCGAGGAAAACAAGACTTAAGtgggtacagataaaaataacttattttaatttaaaaaaaaataccagttTTATCAGTTGATTATGTCAATTGAATCTCCACAATAAACTGATAAATACCTCAATGCTAAAGGTAAAAGGGAGGCTGCTTCCAAGTTAAATTTAAGATGTACAAATTCCAGTGTTCGTGTCCGCAACAACTCCGTTGGGGCGTCAGAACTCTCCACACTGTCAAATGACCCTTTCCGTGATCTTGGCCGACTGTAAGAGACAATGTGTGTTATTTTAGATGCTAGTATAACggcatcaaaataaaatggaaacagTATGCTtgatagataaataaaaaaaatccataaaagaacaattttgtaatttttctccacttaaaactattttgaaatatagtaTTGAGAAAAACAGATACAAGTATATCAAAATTGatgattaaattaattttgttaactactactaattatttttgacaaaatatgtggGTATCAAGTTGAAACTTGCAAGTTTTTTTGTAACATACACATTCAATTTTACCAGTTTTTAATAGCAattctaaaattaaaatttgacattttaactcATTTAGCCTTTGAGTCTTAAACTTAAGACCTAAGACATAATTTAATATGGGCCCTGATTTTCTTCATATCATGTATGATTATTGTAAAGCGAGGAAATGAACTATTTTCTTCAAAGAACGGATGAGGACATTAATACTCACTTGAAACCGTCTATTTTTGATTGTAAGTGTGGATCCAACCCACGAGATAATGTTGATTTGATCTGGTCAGATTCTGAAAATAGAAATCAGCATTGTTGAAGTAAATCATTTATCCAATTGTACATTGAAAGAGACTactattaaaacatgcataaatgGAACAGCCATTTGTAATTTACAGACACAAAAAGGACTATAATGCAACGATGGAATAAACAGTCAGTGGCATCAGTGGAGCAGAcagtttattttgtttcatttctccACTCATTAACCGCATTTCAGCCAATTAAACAACTGCCTTGTTCAGAAATAATTGCTTAGCCAATTTAGAAAGATCTATGCTTGAAATAGCTTTTCAGGGAAATATGATTCTAAGTATTGAACAAGCTCTGAACGGAGACCAGAAATAGAATCCAACCACAGGAAAACCTATAATAAAACCCATAAAGTTCTCAAGTAATTAGCTTTGCATGGGAATCATATAACTTCTATATAAAAGGACTTGAAGCGACAAAAAATCCATTTCCCATAACCTCCCATGAGGGTGTTTGTACCACACGGGGCAAGTCTTCGCTGAGGGTAGAGGCCCCCCACATTCCCTGAGAATGTTTCAATGTGTGATAGAATCATGGCAAACTGTGAAGCTGCCAGTTGGAAACATCGCGGTAGCCAATAACAGCCTCCACTGGCTAGACCCCCATCACAGCTATGACATCAATGCATCAACAATTTTTTGTCtcttttattaatattcattagagaggaaaaaatgtattcacaacATTTTAGCACATCAATATTTTAGCATGTCATTGGCAGAATACCTTATGTCAAACATATGCTTTGGAAATATAACAATCCTGTAATTCACACAATAAGAAGCATCTTGATTTTAACAGCTGTTTATTTTCATGATGTCTGTAAGCTTATtcttatttattcaacaatatgaCTACAGAGAAGCAGACATGGTATCTAAGTCCAAGTTTAACACAATAGGGCAGTCCTTTAGAATTCTATGTTTGACTGTTTTATGTTAAGCCAACCTTATTAACCTGATTAGCTTGTCCGTCCTCCAACACCTCATGTAGatatgatatttgttaaaatttatattgttttcttacTGTTTATATGAAATTTTCAATCCTCATTTTTTTTGAGTTGCAGAATTGTTTCTACCTTGAGCAGCTAATAGAATATAGCCAATGGCCATCTCAGTCCATATCAATATGTTCTATGATTTATATGATCATGCTTAAGCCATAATCGAACAACTCACCAATGATAGATATATGTCCCCTCTCAGCATCGTCCTCATCATCGTCAACGATCCCATCCTTAAATGAGAGGCTGTCTCGATCGTTCTCTCCTGGCTCTTCCCATGAGCACTTGCTGTTTACGCCACTTAGGTTTGATCCTTCCTGCTCGATTCCGCTATCCACTTTCTCCTGGAGAGTGGGGCCTATTTCGAATATCGATTCTCCTCGTCGCATGTCGGTTATTAACCATGGACCTCCCGCTCTGAAAGAACAGTGAAATAGAactttcttaaaacaatattcacaAGACATGAAGCTATAACTAAGTTAAGTTTATAATCATTGTATAACTTCATTTAATACAAGGCAAcacaaaataattcaacaatgttagttttgttttattcagctgcgtttgaaagaaaatgtgaaacaaaaactTAACAGCTGACTAAAGACTTTCTGCATTGTACAAATACATGGACGAAATAAAATTATGCTGAACTTGGTTTGCACTCCTGTTTGTATATTTCTAACATGAAAGGAAATGTAAAACCTAAAAAAAGCAGCTGGCTAAAGTCTTTCTGTATTGTACAACACATGTACGAAATCAAATTATGCTGAATTTTGTTTGGACTcctatgtttgtatatttctttaTCAACAAACTGTATGAACTGTTTTACATAAATGAAGACATGTGATAAAAGATGAGAAATCAAACAAAGGATTAAAAGAACTCAAAGGCTCAATTCATGTGCACGATAATGATAATGATCGATTAAAGATTGCTGGTTGGAGACAAAAATTCATGTTTCGTGTGCTTGTTTATTTGATAATCACTTgaacaaaacagttttcaagtgttaaaagcattttcaaaacacattttaaaaatattttttagacaTTTTAAGAGTCAAAGGAATCCATCAAAGGAGAAAAGTTGTTGATGATCTGTGTTCAAACCAGTTCAATAAtcacaaaatgaaacaattattcaGTACAAGAATTTGATCACGAAAAccatattgaaaaaatacaattcgtaaaaaatccatttaaatgtttaataatttagaaaagtTACCTTCAGTCAATTATAAAAAACTTTAactaccatattttttttttgtatttcatgtaCCTGTTTTTCTACAGAACAAATGCCCTCTACTTACTGTGAGATTGAGCGGAGGAGTTCGATCACCCCAGGGCCGTTCCAATGCTGCGCGGCCTGCAACTCTTCCGTACACACACCCACAATTTGTACAAAGCACACGGGGCCGAACGGAGTCGTGATGGGGTGGAGGGACGGGTCGTCTGCCATTAACATGTGCTGGACACGAGACTCGCTTCCATCCAGGGGAATATGCCATGGCACATGGTCGCCACTGTACACCTTGTTCTCTGTTATATTCACAATAAAGTTTTGTTCAGATGTATGTTATCATAGTATGAACTTATGATGAACATGAGTACCCAactttaaatcaacattttctaATACTTCATTTCTGTATTGGCCTGACAACTAAATGTatagaaatataacaaattcATAGATCTGAAAGAACAATACACTGTATGAGAGCAGAAATATATTCCATAATGTAGATCATTAATTTAACATCTTGAATATTCTTACAACTGTTGTCTCCATCATGAAAACCCATGTGTTccataatatttcaatgtatttacCTGTTTGAAAGACGTATCTAGCCAATGCCTGCATGAGAGTTGCGGGCCATGTAGGAGGATTTGTCTCCCCTGGTTCTCGCTTCAGACGAAACGTCAGCTCAAAACCGAACCCACTTGGTCCATCTGTACCCTGAcatctaaaaacaaaaacatgatttcgattaattttataatgaacTATACATGTTGTTCTCATAACATGTGTTCTATGAGCCTTAAACGAAACATTCATGGAAATTTAAGAAATATCTACATCAGAAATTAAAGCCAAGGCAGCCGTCAAAAATCATTGGGAATATTTTTGATCATCAGTGTAGATTATTTGCATGCTAGGTATTGTAGGCATGCATGTTTATCTACCATTGCTTACTGTTTTTGTCTCACTATCTCGGTTTGTGGATTTTCTTGCATTAAAATGCACAATTTATCAAATCGCAGTCGTGTCAGTAAGcatcaaaattgcagaaaaatagtttattggatataagaaaatcattttttggcAATATGTAAGAGATTTTAAGACATATGGAACTTGCATGTCCATTGTATGCGCTTACAAAATAGTCCTACATACTGACTTTTTACATATAAGGAATGCaaggaaaaaacacacacaaaagcATGAACAACTTTAAATCATGATTAAAaccataaatattgataaaactgtACTCTTAAACATGCTTTGTAGTTTATACTTCAGTCatgcatttataatttatgtttataaaatacaagCATGTTTTGGggtatgatattttttttatagatatcATGCTTTTTATCGGGCTGTTACAATATGcttataatacatgtacttttgaatattaaaatgaatgaagtaTTTTTATGAATCACTTTGATCTAACAAAGATAGCAGTCTCCCTAGGGTGAACCACAGTGGCAAGAGGGAACTATGACTACAATAGCCACAGATACAAGTATGACTCAGTATGAACTACAATCACCATATAAATTGATACCACTGctcttattaaaaaatacattatttctaatgtacattgatatatattcaTCTACCCATGTCGCCCAAGAGGTCTAAAcctttttgaaacaaattgcTATCTGTTGAGTTACAgtataaacaaatcatttgttttactttccCAAAAAGGTCTTAGGGGGTAAATTTATACTAAACTGtagcaattttttttaaaacatgtgcatgaaacaaagaaaataaaatttggctCGAAAGCAAATCTGCTGGCAATTATTACACTTCAACAGGTATAACAAATGACCCATATTAATAATCTTCAGatcatattatgtttaaagaaaacatattcaaGCTTTCTTtaacatcaacatttaaatgtcCCGTATGTCCtgacaatacaatgaaaacaagttTGCCCAATTGCCAAGTTCACAGCTATACAATGGCAATCAAACTGATAATCATTCAATCAATACTCcattgttttcagttttaaaatcttTCTATTCACTGGGCTTGTATACCAAACAGTTTCGAATTTCCcctcatttcaatattttacttcatataacattattttctatttatctGACACGAAACCACTGTTCCGAAAACTGAGTTTGGAATTTCGCCATTGcccccttttcaaaatattgacaataacttCACATATTCATAGAAAATCAGCAGATAATAACTAAtacatttcatgcatttaatTCTACTGATTTCTATTATACTTAATATCCATAAATAGAAACATCTTCCATTCATTTAAAAGTACGCCATTAAATCACTACTTTTTAAAGGACAAGATCGATAGTCAATCACAGAAGTTTCGTTTAATTTCCAATTGAAATTATAAAGCTTTATAAAATGCATGACCTCTCGAATATTCAGGTTCTATTTGCTTTTGGCCAATTCTTTTCTAATAATCAAGATTTGAACATCAGTCTGAattaactcataattattttgaGGTGTTTGTGTGCTAAAATGCCCAGGCAGCATGCacacttaatttataaattattaaggttcgttatttatttccaaattttaattaaaatgacctATTTTCCCAGTCAGACAGGCCCCAGCCCCATTCCCAAAATGGTGAGAAAAAACACTGCTCTTATTCCTCCCCCCATTATGTTGCTGAACTAAACCAAACCATATTCCATAAACACTATGATAATGACTATGAATGACCATGCAGGTTTTGTCATCCCAtggaatgtaaatattacaattgGATTTTAATTGAATCTAACATGTATTATAAGTCAATTAGATTTCTCAATAGATAAACCTCATAATACGAGACGAAAAATGGAACAGGTAGATAGCTTAATTGACGATGAAACAgcaaaaatgattattatatttaaacaaatttagttttaattgacAATAAACCTTGCACTTGCATGCATTTTACAGGTaagataaaaactaaaattaaaggAAGCTTAAAAACGTAGAAAtgaccttttttttttaaataaaataaactcttcaaatcataaaaaaatactttttcaaataaaataaactcttcaaatcataaaaaaaatattaagtggGAACTAAAACTTTGGTATAATCTTTTCACAATATAATAAACTTCTAAAATCATGTAAGAATCATTAGTtaacattgttgaaaatatcaatcaatGACTGGGCCTATACACTGAATTATGGTGCCCCTGTCGAAATACATTGACCAAACAAGAGCGACTGACTCGGCTCATAgaaatggttttatttcaaatgctttaCTTGTGGCATTTTTAAGATTACTGCAAATATGGAAGAATCCTTCATTACAATACATTATTCTCCCCCCTGCAGACATGAGCGTTCTTAGGCCTACAAAAAATACTAGCCATCAATTGTTAACATAATAGACAATCCCTGTTCAAGTATACAATACAAGCCCCCCCTCCTAGTGCTTCAATAGCTCTACCATATCATTTATACCCCATCTTGTACTGTaaccatttaaaaattaatgatcTTCTCAAGACATCCTTAAGCACTTTGTCTTCATATTACTAAGGACACAGTTTTGAGTcttataatgaaatttaatttccCCTATTGTTTAAACTGTAAGCAATCATTGTAAACAAGACAGACAGACCACCCAAATATGAAActgtcaaataaatattgaaatgtcccTATCTTATCTATAGAATCCCCTCAGTTGTGGGTGTAGACCCAAAACGCCCACATACACAACACGGACAATCTTCACTcttacataaacaaaaataatgtaatgttttaaatgatacagATGTTagcttttatttcttataaattcATTGATTGAGATTTTGgttttggtcattttttttcaatatatacttGATCTAAAGAAAACCTGAATCACTTATCCTAACACTTTCTAACAACATCATTTTTCCATTCTGCTGTTTTCCGCAAACTCACAACTGGAGTTTAAAAACCATTCAACCTGCTGAGACCGAAGCTGATGTAGTAACAATGCAGAGGAACCCAAGAAATGAAGATTATAGAATATAGCCCCTTAATCTACTTACTCATGCACACGTCCGTCACCATGCAGGTCGGAGAGACCGAAGCTGATGTAGT
The Mya arenaria isolate MELC-2E11 chromosome 12, ASM2691426v1 DNA segment above includes these coding regions:
- the LOC128212021 gene encoding suppressor of fused homolog, which encodes MPYNQANMDERDNYFAPNYQNYQVPVTPPGLEAIYSACRKLYPDQPNPLQVTALVKYWLGGPDPLDYISMYANPGDPDKGVPPHWHYISFGLSDLHGDGRVHECQGTDGPSGFGFELTFRLKREPGETNPPTWPATLMQALARYVFQTENKVYSGDHVPWHIPLDGSESRVQHMLMADDPSLHPITTPFGPVCFVQIVGVCTEELQAAQHWNGPGVIELLRSISQAGGPWLITDMRRGESIFEIGPTLQEKVDSGIEQEGSNLSGVNSKCSWEEPGENDRDSLSFKDGIVDDDEDDAERGHISIIESDQIKSTLSRGLDPHLQSKIDGFNRPRSRKGSFDSVESSDAPTELLRTRTLEFVHLKFNLEAASLLPLALRGRLRHGRHFTFMSATNDSAITLVSPSVNGSIADEEHPFAAHGLWLQVLLADDFIEEMCIDLQELSNPADLLLPKTYRWPERRLCITILPDEA